The proteins below come from a single Zonotrichia leucophrys gambelii isolate GWCS_2022_RI chromosome 3, RI_Zleu_2.0, whole genome shotgun sequence genomic window:
- the CAD gene encoding multifunctional protein CAD isoform X2 yields MARLVLQDGSVLPGRPFGAVGAAAAGEVVFQTGMVGYPEALTDPSYKAQILVLTYPLVGNYGVPRDEPDAFGLSRWFESSKIHVAALVVGECSETPSHWSASQSLDQWLKEQNIPGLEGVDTRALTKKIREKGTLLGKLVPDGTPEGSVAFEDPNTEHLVREVSLKAPRVFNAGGSLRVTALDCGLKNNQIRCLCRRGAAVTVVPWDHPLDPAAFDGLFISNGPGDPQLCQETVSSLRQLLDAPQPKPIFGICLGHQLLALALGASTYKMKYGNRGHNQPCVHEDSRRCFITAQNHGFAVQAGSLPPGWLPLFTNANDASNEGLVHQSKPFFSVQFHPEHCAGPTDLEGLFDVFVEAARDLRDGQGGARTVRERLQEWLTYSKAPTGDSEAARPRKVLILGSGGLSIGQAGEFDYSGSQAIKALKEENIQTVLINPNIATVQTSKGLADKVYFLPITPEYVTQVIRNERPDGVLLTFGGQTALNCGVELTKAGVLERYRVRVLGTPVASIEMTEDRKVFVEKMEEIGEHVAPSEAAASLEQAQAAAERLGYPVLVRSAYALGGLGSGFANNREELVALVSQAFTHTSQVLVDKSLKGWKEIEYEVVRDAYNNCITVCNMENLDPLGIHTGESIVVAPSQTLNDTEYFMLRRTAIKVVQHLGIVGECNIQFALNPESEQYYIIEVNARLSRSSALASKATGYPLAYVAAKLALGIPLPLLRNSVTNSTTASFEPSLDYCVVKIPRWDLSKFVRVSTKIGSSMKSVGEVMAIGRNFEEAFQKALRMVDENCVGFDHTVKPVSDMELETPTDKRIFVLAAALRAGYCIERLYELTKIDRWFLHKMKNITDHAVLLESYRGQQGTMPPAVLQRAKQLGFSDKQVALAVLSTELAVRKMRRDLKILPVVKQIDTVAAEWPAQTNYLYLTYNGSEHDLAFREPHVMVIGSGVYRIGSSVEFDWCAVGCIQELRKMGFKTIMVNYNPETVSTDYDMCDRLYFDEISFEVVMDIYELENPEGVILSMGGQLPNNIAMALHRQQCRILGTSPEAIDSAENRFKFSRLLDSIGISQPLWKELSNMESAKHFCCKVGYPCVVRPSYVLSGAAMNVAYSDSDLEKFLSNAVAVSKEQPVVISKFIQEAKEIDVDAVACDGVVVAIAISEHVENAGVHSGDATLVTPPQDITPKTLERIKAIVHAIGQELQVTGPFNLQLIAKDDQLKVIECNVRVSRSFPFVSKTLGVDLVALASQVIMGEDVEPVGLMTGTGIVGVKVPQFSFSRLAGADVVLGVEMTSTGEVACFGENRCEAYLKAMLSTGFKIPKKNILLTIGSYKNKSELLPTVRTLESLGYNLYASLGTADFYTEHGIKVKAVDWHFEEADSSEAGARESQRSILDYLAENHFEMVINLSMRNSGGRRLSSFVTKGYRTRRLAVDYSVPLIIDIKCTKLFVEALGQIGAAPPMKMHVDCMTSQKLIRLPGLIDVHVHLREPGGTHKEDFASGTAAALAGGVTMVCAMPNTSPAVTDATSFALAQKLAEAGARCDFALFLGASVDNAGTLGPLAGAAAGLKMYLNDTFSSLRMDDVSLWMEHLEQWPRHLPIVAHAERQTVAAVLMVAQLYQRPVHICHVARREEILLIKAAKQRGVPVTCEVAPHHLFLSQDDLGRLGKGRAAVRPELGTRQDVQALWENMDIIDCFATDHAPHTLEEKQGPEPPPGYPGLETMLPLLLTAVSEGRLSVEDIVQRLYENPRKIFGLPAQEDTYVEVDLEQEWIIPSSTVFSKARWTPFEGMQVKGTVRRVVLRGEVAYIDGQVLVPPGYGQDVRKWTAGAALLPHVAPTKETVKPPEQSRPVAGDALRGRAPSPRRPGPAGDTRFHLPPRIHRASDPELPAEDTREKGGRKAAEPDSAAIQDSHFHPLGPVPRQTSPQRAPHFQTSPLLHPLVGQHVLSVRQFSKEQLSHLFNVAHTLRMLVQKERSLDILKGKVMASMFYEVSTRTSSSFAAAMSRLGGSVLSFCEATSSVQKGESLADSVQTMCCYADVLVLRHPQPGAVELAARHCRKPVINAGDGVGEHPTQALLDIFTIREELGTVNGMTITMVGDLKHGRTVHSLARLLTLYRVHLRYVTPPELRMPADITSFVASRGIQQEEFGSIEEALPDTDVLYVTRIQKERFQRAEDYEACFGKFILTPHIMTRAKERMVVMHPLPRVNEISVEVDSDPRAAYFRQAENGMYMRMALLATVLGRY; encoded by the exons ATGGCCcggctggtgctgcaggacgGCTCGGTGCTGCCCGGCCGCCCCTTCGGGGCCGTcggggccgcggccgcgggGGAAGTCG TGTTCCAGACCGGCATGGTGGGGTACCCCGAGGCCCTGACCGACCCCTCGTACAAGGCGCAGATCCTGGTGCTCACCTACCCGCTGGTCGGTAACTACGGCGTGCCCCGCGACGAGCCCGACGCCTTCGGCCTCAGCAGG tggtTTGAGTCCAGCAAGATCCACGTGGCCGCGCTGGTGGTGGGCGAGTGCTCAGAGACCCCGAGCCACTGGAGCGCATCCCAGTCCCTGGACCAGTGGCTGAAGGAGCAGAACATCCCCGGGCTGGAAG GGGTGGACACCCGGGCGCTCACCAAGAAGATCCGCGAGAAGGGCACGCTGCTGGGGAAGCTGGTGCCGGACGGGACCCCCGAGGGCAGCGTCGCCTTTGAGGACCCCAACACGGAGCACCTGGTGCGGGAGGTGTCGCTGAAG GCTCCGCGAGTGTTCAACGCGGGCGGCTCCCTGCGTGTCACCGCCCTCGACTGCGGCCTGAAGAACAACCAGATCCGCTGCCTGTGCCGGCGGGGAGCGGCCGTCACTGTGGTGCCCTGGGACCACCCGCTGGACCCTGCAG CCTTTGACGGGCTGTTCATCAGCAATGGCCCTGGggacccacagctctgccaggagacAGTGTCCAGCCTACGCCAGCTGCTGGATGCGCCCCAGCCCAAGCCCATCTTTGGCATCTGCCTGGGCCACCAGCTGCTCGCCCTGGCCCTCGGTGCCTCGACCTACAAGATGAA GTACGGGAACCGCGGGCACAACCAGCCGTGCGTGCACGAGGACTCGCGGCGCTGCTTCATCACGGCGCAGAACCACGGCTTTGCGGTGCAGGCGGGCAGCCTCCCGCCCGGCTGGCTGCCGCTCTTCACCAACGCCAACGACGCCTCCAACGAGGGCCTGGTGCACCAGAGCAAGCCCTTCTTCAG TGTCCAGTTCCACCCCGAGCACTGCGCCGGCCCCACGGACCTGGAGGGTCTCTTTGATGTCTTCGTGGAGGCGGCACGGGACCTGCGGGACGGGCAGGGCGGCGCCCGCACAG TGCGGGAGCGCCTGCAGGAGTGGCTGACCTACAGCAAGGCACCAACAGGGGACTCGGAGGCAGCCCGGCCCCGCAAGGTGCTGATCCTGGGCTCCGGGGGCCTTTCCATCGGGCAGGCAGGCGAGTTCGATTACTCGGGGTCACAG GCCATCAAAGCGCTGAAGGAGGAGAACATCCAGACGGTGCTGATCAACCCCAACATCGCCACCGTGCAGACCTCCAAGGGACTGGCAGACAAGGTGTACTTCCTGCCCATCACCCCGGAGTACGTCACCCAG GTGATCCGGAACGAGCGGCCCGATGGGGTGCTGCTGACCTTCGGGGGACAGACAGCCCTCAACTGCGGCGTGGAGCTGACCAAGGCGGGCGTCCTGGAGCGGTACCGCGTGCGGGTGCTGGGCACCCCCGTGGCCTCCATTGAGATGACGGAGGATCGCAAGGTCTTCGtggagaagatggaggagaTCGGGGAGCACGTGGCGCCCAGCgaggctgctgcctccctggagCAG gcacaggcagcagctgagcgcTTGGGGTACCCGGTGCTGGTGCGCTCTGCCTAtgccctgggagggctgggctctggcttCGCCAACAacagggaggagctggtggCTCTGGTGAGCCAGGCCTTCACCCACACCTCCCAGGTGCTGGTGGACAAGTCCctgaagggctggaaggagattGAGTACGAGGTGGTGCGGGATGCCTACAACAACTGCATCACG GTGTGCAACATGGAGAACCTGGACCCGCTGGGGATCCACACGGGCGAGTCCATCGTGGTGGCACCCAGCCAGACCCTCAATGACACCGAGTACTTCATGCTGAGGCGCACAGCCATCAAGGTGGTGCAGCACCTGGGCATCGTGGGCGAGTGCAACATCCAGTTTGCCCTCAACCCCGAGTCAGAGCAG TACTACATCATCGAGGTGAACGCGCGGCTGTCCCGCAGCTCGGCCCTGGCCAGCAAGGCCACTGGCTATCCACTGGCTTATGTGGCTGCCAAACTGGCCTTGGgcatccccctgcccctgctcag GAACTCCGTCACCAACTCCACCACGGCCAGCTTTGAGCCCAGCCTGGACTACTGCGTGGTGAAGATCCCGCGCTGGGACCTCAGCAAGTTCGTGCGTGTCAGCACCAAGATCGGCAGCTCCATGAAGAGCGTGG GGGAGGTCATGGCCATTGGGAGGAACTTTGAGGAGGCATTCCAGAAGGCTCTGAGGATGGTGGACGAGAACTGCGTGGGCTTTGATCACACGGTGAAGCCGGTCTCAGACATG gagctggagacGCCAACGGACAAGCGGATCTTCGTGCtggcggcggcgctgcgggcCGGCTACTGCATCGAGCGTCTCTATGAGCTGACCAAGATTGACCGCTGGTTCCTGCACAAGATGAAGAACATCACGGACCACGCGGTGCTGCTGGAGTCCTACCGCGGCCAGCAGGGCACCATGCCGCCCGCCGTGCTCCAGCGCGCCAAGCAGCTCGGCTTCTCCGACAAGCAGGTGGCCCTGGCCGTGCTCAG CACCGAGCTGGCCGTGCGGAAGATGCGGCGCGACCTGAAGATCCTGCCGGTGGTGAAGCAGATCGACACCGTGGCCGCGGAGTGGCCAGCCCAAACCAACTACCTGTACCTGACCTACAACGGCTCTGAGCACGACCTGGCCTTCCGTGAGCCCCACGTCATGGTCATCGGCTCCGGCGTCTACCGCATCGGCAGCAGCGTGGAGTTTGACTGGTGTGCTGTGGGCTGCATCCAGGAGCTCCGCAAG ATGGGCTTCAAGACAATCATGGTGAACTACAACCCTGAGACAGTGAGCACCGATTATGACATGTGTGATCGCCTCTACTTCGATGAGATTTCCTTtgag GTGGTGATGGACATCTACGAGCTGGAGAACCCTGAGGGTGTGATCCTGTCCATGGGCGGGCAGCTGCCCAACAACATCGCCATGGCCCTGCACCGGCAGCAGTGCCGCATCCTGGGCACCTCCCCGGAGGCCATCGACTCCGCCGAGAACCGCTTCAAGTTCTCCCGCCTGCTGGACTCCATCGGCATCAGCCAGCCCCTCTGGAAGGAGCTCTCCAACATGGAG TCAGCCAAGCACTTCTGCTGCAAGGTGGGCTACCCGTGTGTCGTGCGCCCCTCCTACGTGCTGAGCGGGGCTGCCATGAACGTGGCCTACTCGGACAGCGACCTGGAGAAGTTCCTGAGCAACGCTGTGGCTGTGTCCAAGGAGCAGCCTGTTGTCATTTCCAAGTTCATCCAGGAGGCCAAG GAGATCGACGTGGACGCGGTGGCCTGTGACGGCGTGGTGGTGGCCATCGCCATCTCGGAGCACGTGGAGAACGCTGGGGTGCACTCGGGGGATGCCACGCTGGTGACACCCCCCCAGGACATCACCCCCAAGACGCTGGAGCGCATCAAGGCCATTGTGCACGCCattgggcaggagctgcaggtcacAGGGCCCTTCAACCTGCAGCTCATCGCCAAG GACGACCAGCTGAAGGTGATAGAGTGCAATGTTCGTGTCTCCCGCTCCTTCCCCTTCGTCTCCAAGACCCTGGGCGTGGACTTGGTGGCTCTGGCCAGCCAGGTGATCATGGGTGAGGATGTGGAGCCCGTGGGGCTGATGACGGGCACGGGCATCGTTGGTGTCAAG GTGCCCCAGTTCTCCTTCTCTCGCCTGGCGGGCGCTGACGTGGTGCTGGGTGTGGAGATGACGAGCACGGGCGAGGTTGCCTGCTTCGGGGAGAACCGCTGCGAGGCGTACCTGAAGGCCATGCTCAGCACCGGCTTCAAGATCCCCAAGAAGAACATTCTGCTGACCATCGGCAGCTACAAG AACAAGAGCGAGCTGCTGCCCACGGTGCGGACGCTGGAGAGCCTCGGCTACAACCTCTATGCCAGCCTTGGCACCGCCGACTTCTACACCGAGCACGGCATCAAg GTGAAGGCCGTGGACTGGCACTTCGAGGAGGCTGACAGCAGCGAGGCCGGTGCCCGGGAGAGCCAGCGCAGCATCCTGGACTACCTGGCCGAGAACCACTTTGAGATGGTCATTAACCTGTCCATGCGCAACTCGGGCGGCCGCCGCCTCTCCTCCTTCGTCACCAAGGGCTACCGCACCCGGCGCCTGGCCGTCGACTACTCCGTGCCCCTCATCATCGACATCAAGTGCACAAAGCTCTTCGTCGAG GCACTGGGCCAGATTGGGGCAGCGCCCCCAATGAAGATGCACGTGGACTGCATGACCTCCCAGAAGCTCATCCGTCTGCCAG GCCTGATCGATGTCCACGTGCACCTCCGTGAGCCGGGTGGCACCCACAAGGAGGACTttgcatcaggcacagcagctgccctggccgGGGGTGTCACCATGGTGTGTGCCATGCCCaacaccagccctgctgtcaccGATGCCACCTCTTTCGCCTTGGCACAGaag ctggctgaggctggggcCCGCTGTGATTTTGCTCTCTTCCTGGGGGCTTCCGTGGACAACGCTGGCACTCTGGGccccctggctggggcagccgCCGGGCTCAAGATGTACCTGAACGACACCTTCTCCAGCCTGCGGATGGACGACGTGTCGCTGTGGATGGAG cacctggagcagtgGCCGCGGCACCTGCCCATCGTGGCGCACGCCGAGCGGCAGACGGTGGCCGCCGTGCTGATGGTGGCCCAGCTGTACCAGCGCCCCGTCCACATCTGCCACGTGGCCCGCAGGGAGGAG ATCCTGCTCATCAAGGCGGCCAAGCAGAGAGGGGTGCCGGTGACGTGCGAGGTGGCCCCGCACCACCTGTTCCTGAGCCAGGACGACCTGGGCCGCCTGGGGAAGGGCCGTGCGGCCGTGCGGCCCGAGCTGGGCACCCGCCAGGACGTGCAGGCGCTCTGGGAGAACATGGACATCATCGACTGCTTTGCCACTGACCACG ctcctcacacgCTGGAGGAGAAGCAGGGGCCGGAGCCGCCCCCTGGGTACCCTGGCCTGGAGACcatgctgcctctgctgctgacGGCCGTCTCTGAGGGGAGGCTCAGCGTGGAGGACATCGTGCAGCGCCTCTATGAGAACCCTCGCAAGATCTTTGGGCTGCCTGCTCAGGAGGACACCTATGTGGAG GTGGACCTGGAGCAGGAGTGGAtcatccccagcagcacagtgttCTCCAAGGCCCGTTGGACCCCCTTTGAGGGCATGCAGGTCAAGGGCACGGTGCGCAGGGTGGTCCTGCGTGGGGAGGTTGCCTACATCGATGGGCAG gtgctggtgcCCCCTGGCTATGGACAGGATGTGAGGAAGtggactgcaggagctgcactgctgccacatgTGGCCCCCACCAAGGAGACTGTGAAG CCCCCCGAGCAGTCCCGGCCCGTGGCTGGGGACGCGCTGCGTGGACGGGCGCCCAGCCcgcgccggcccggccccgcgggggaCACGCGCTTCCACCTCCCGCCCCGCATCCACCGAGCCTCGGACCCCGAGCTGCCAG CTGAGGACACTCGAGAGAAGGGCGGCAGGAAGGCAGCGGAACCAG ATTCGGCAGCGATCCAGGACAGCCACTTCCACCCGCTGGGCCCTGTCCCGCGCCAGACGTCCCCCCAGCGCGCCCCCCACTTCCAGACCTCGCCGCTGCTGCACCCCCTGGTCGGGCAGCACGTGCTCTCTGTGCGGCAGTTCTCCAAGGAGCAG CTGTCCCACCTGTTCAACGTGGCACACACCCTGCGCATGCTGGTGCAGAAGGAGCGCAGCCTGGACATCCTCAAG GGGAAGGTGATGGCCAGCATGTTCTACGAGGTGAGCACACGGACCAGCAGCTCCTTCGCGGCAGCCATGAGCCGGCTGGGGGGCTCCGTGCTGTCCTTCTGCGAGGCCACCTCCTCGGTGCAGAAGGGCGAGTCGCTGGCTGACTCTGTGCAGACCATGTGCTGCTACGCTGATGTGCTGGTGCTGCGGCACCCCCAGCCCGGCGCTGTCGAG ctggccgCCAGGCACTGCCGCAAGCCGGTGATCAACGCGGGGGACGGCGTGGGCGAGCACCCCACGCAGGCACTGCTGGACATCTTCACCATCCGCGAGGAGCTGGGCACGGTCAATGGCATGACG ATCACCATGGTGGGGGACCTGAAGCACGGGCGCACGGTGCACTCCCTGGCGCGCCTGCTCACGCTGTACCGCGTGCACCTGCGCTACGTCACCCCGCCCGAGCTCCGCATGCCCGCCGACATCACCAGCTTCGTGGCCTCCAGGGGCATCCAGCAG GAGGAGTTCGGGAGCATCGAGGAGGCGCTGCCGGACACAGACGTGCTGTACGTGACCCGCATCCAGAAGGAGCGCTTCCAGCGGGCCGAGGACTACGAGGCT TGCTTCGGGAAGTTCATCCTCACACCCCACATCATGACCCGGGCCAAGGAGAGGATGGTGGTGATGCACCCCCTGCCCCGTGTCAACGAGAtcag CGTGGAGGTGGACTCGGACCCGCGCGCCGCGTACTTCCGGCAGGCGGAGAACGGCATGTACATGCGGATGGCGCTGCTGGCCACGGTGCTGGGCCGCTACTGA